GCTTTTTTTTGTGTCTTCCctttataatctttgtgttctGCTTGAATCATTCTATGTGTTATGTAATTAGGTTGCTAATTGGTTCATAAACGCGAGAGTTCGTCTATGGAAACCAATGATAGAAGAGATGTATAAAGAAGAGTTTGGTGATGATGCCTCTGAGTTACTAACTTCCAAGTCTCCCAACAGCACCAACCAAGAAGACTCCTCCtcgcagcagcagcagcagcaggagAACACAACAAACGTTGCCTTCTCATCAGAACCTAAACCAGACTGTACTCAAGCCAATGAAGATGACCCACAACTACATCAGATGAACCGGTCAGGGGATTACGATACTCTAATGAACTATCAAGGGTATGATTACCGTTACATAGACGGAAACAACCAGCAGGAGAGCAGATTCTCCAGTGGCCAGCACTTACACGACTTTGTCGTTTAATATTACCATTCTTGGAACAGAGGACATGACTCTTGAGGCGCAAGAAATGTGCTGTCTTGCATTTTTATAGATAGGCATATAACACACACATCTGTGGCTTTTGTGTATAGAATAGTACACTTGTAACACAAGTATTTGATTATGTGTGTAAGATTTACGGTGGTGTGAAGAATTATGAACAACCGCTTCATTTTACAACGGAGATTAACTTTTTTTGCCTTTAATTTTAATCTGGGCTGTATCATATTTATATGGGCCTAAAGCCCATATTGTTGACGTTGACTATCGACGAACCTACGAAACAGTCTCCTAGTCACTATCCATCAACCTTATCCATCCAACCATTTTGACAAATGCGTCGTACACGTGGCATTACGATTAATTTATTCGGCTACGGTTACTTGATGACTTGTCGGATTTTTACGAATACTTCACATACAAgtgaattctcatttttatcCTTCTCCATGAACATAAGCAAAAATGCAAGAAGTTAACTAAAAGGGTAAATTAGTCAATTGACGCGACAATAGAGTTTTTCTTTGTGTAGGCCAAATGGTCAGCCGTGCCTAATAGATACAGTAGAGTTCGATATATTGAGCAACATGATGCAAGCTGTTGATGAAGAACGGTATGATGAAGCAGGTAAGGCTAGGCTCTCTGCCTCTCACTGACTCCTCATGAAACCGTTTGAAAGAATCAAAGATCAGTGAGCTTGTTTGGTTACAATGATGTTGCAGCTGAGTACAGAGAAATGTATTAAGGGATATGTATCCCACATTGGAAAATCAatgggacattaagtaatatataaaaggttagggtcaatccactaattgccaattggttttgagttggaagcTCATAATAAACtcgaatctaacatggtatcagagcccagaATCCTAATAAGTTAAAcccctaattaatattaatccTACCCGACCGGGTATATATGTCGTAATTGactcgctcgaccgagtataactgtcttaaaaaaaaaaaagtttccgaGATTTCTGACCGATAaaagccatcatctcgaggaggggtattaagggatatgtatcccacattggaaaatcaatgggacattaagtaatatataaagggttaggatcaatccactaattgccaattggttttgagttggaagtccataataaacccgaatctaacaaaATGTTTGGTTACTTCCAAGCAAAACGCAAATTAAGGAAATACAATTGATAGGTAtgctaagataaaaaaaaaagctcatcTACCTTGGCTAAAACGCAACCAAAGTGGTGGAAGAGACGCTTGCAAATTGCAAAAGAAATAATATCTTTCgtgtgatggaggaaatattGGAGAATGCTTTGTTCTCTATCTACACTTTGTGTACGTAGTAAATTCCCGTATATAAAAGAcgaaatgaaaaaacaaaagtaatgTAGCATGATCGTGAAATCAGTGTGATACATGTCTTCTCAAATATGGGAAAGTAACTAAGCATACTCTAGTTAGATTTAATGTTTTAGTGATAAATCTACTTGTGGTCTTATAGTCTAATAGTTTAACTAAGGATTTATTAACAATCTAAGGATTTATTAATAATCTTACATCAGAAAATATGAGTtcgagtttaaaaaaaatataatttatcattaattatgtaaattaacggttaaaattttataaaagatttttaGTATGGTATAAGCAGAGTATGGTACAGGTAAAACTGTCAGACAATCATAGATGTATACTGTTAtagaattattttataatattttcttaatctatagTAATATAAATAAGCGTTAAAAATTAGATGAAATTTGCATTGAGATTTTAGTTTAATCAAGTCCTTCGTTGAACCTGCTTGATGATACTATTCGATTGTGTGAATTATTGGTGCTTGTGACTTTGGATTCTGTAATTGAggtcaaaaataaaaaggaaaagaacaaaaaaaattaagtgagTTGTGACATGATTTGTATAATGTATGGTCCTGCATGTTAGAAAAAGGGATGCATCGTCGATCGCCCACATGGTTATATGACCAAACAAAGGACTCGTCACAAGTTTCAGGTACAGTTTGTTCACCTCTTTTACTAGTAATCTAATACAACCTCCCCTAAAAATAGGGAATCATGCATGGCAATGCCACACAACAATCGTGTTCTTTTTGCTGTGAGCTGCAAATACATTGAATTAGGCTCAGCCAAGCTTTAACAGAATGTGAATCGATTCTTGAAATAGTACAATATGCTTTGACATAACAAGAAATATTAGTTAGGCCATGTGAAGTGTCTATCAAACTAAAGTTGATCtataaaactaaaccaaacttAGAGAATATGAAAGAGACTACATTTTTCAACCACaatcaaaacaataaaagaGGTTATTCTTTGTACTATGAGGTTAAGAATCCAACCAAATTGTACCAAACTTGAAACGTATGATGATCCTAGTTTTCGAAATTTTTCACGTTGTGTAATTACGAGAGCTATCAACGGTTGGAGCACAATGGTTAGATTCAGTTGCCATGTAGCCGTACATATGTCTATTATGTAATCAACTGTTAGACATTATGAtcatcttataaattttaacttaAGGTAATTGACTATAACAAAAGATAaacacattcttttttttttttgtaaaaaatataaacacatTCTTTTGTACAAAGCAAATGGAAGTTTGTGGAATATACCTTCAAAGTATTTTCTCACTCCCAGGACTAGTCTGTATTGGCTCTTAGCATTTGCTTGCGGAAAATTTATCTTAATTTTCTTCTGCAATCGTTCATCAATTAACAAATAGATTAAAACGGAAATTGGCACAAAATGCTAAATGGCATAAATGTCTTGGAGAAAATTAGATCTAGGTTCTAGTTGGAATCTGGTCGAAGTACGAGTTAGAGATGGGCACGGATTTTTTGGtcttacttttaaaaaaagaattcaGTACTATCTAATCTTTTCAATATCAACGACATGTATGAAGTGCAATAAATGTGTGCCAAACTATCACACCAGAAACATGTTTTGCCTTTTCTTCGATATAACACAAGAGGCTCATCGTCGGAACGTGAAGCAGAATCTTCACGTGAAATTACTATCTCATCTAGCAATCTATTCGCGTTGGAAAATTACTTGGCAGCAAAACCCACGTGGTTCAccgaaaaaaaattgattctatttatattttaatagtttgaCGATAAAAATGAAATAGACCTATGGAAACGGGATAGAGAGTAGAGCTTCATATTTTTGCTTGCAATAAATTAGTAGATGAAATGAAATATTAGTTTCAGTTTCGATTCTACGAAAGTTCGTTTTTAGACACCCTAACTGAATACCATAGACCATGTCTCTACTGTggaacagaaaaataaaacgtGACAAAATGAATAATGTGTTCTCTCACAAGTCACAAGTATTTGTCTTGAGGAATAGTTCGAATATCATTTGCAATAATATGTTCCACGAATCATATGCCATGTGATCTAAGTGATAACAAGTCAAATCATctggtatatattttaattcggatatttattcgttatattttaatatcttaGATTTGAGACCTTTATATACTGTTCTCGTATATTTCGAAGGATTGAGTGATGGCCTCTGTCTTGTGTTGATCATTCGAGTTCTTTACAAGCTCGGTGGGTTCGTCGTATGTGTTGACATTATTAaccctaatatttttttacaaaaagatACATAGTGCCATAAGATGTTGTTCATACAAGACAAAATACATGTGAAGTGACCTAAAGTGTTTTTTTCTTGCCTACCTTAAAAACTCGAAAAGActtataaacaatataaattcAACAATATCATGCAGTCGATTCAGACAAATCCTGAGGCGTGTTAGTTGAAATCAATCTGTAATTGTAGTTTTCTGCTAGTATACAATTACTCGAAATTTCAGTATTGggttgagttttttttgttaataagaTTATGTTActaaaaatatgagttttagtGTATAGTATTAGTGTTAGCTGTCTATACACAAAGTTGACAGCCGAGTAACACGATTCCTCCATTGATCCGTGGCATTAAGTTTAGTTTATCATAGTTTACTAGTGTTTGgtcaaattataaaatttgttttgaagacCTAATAAGTTCGTATTAAAAACGTTAGAGCTTGAGTTAACTAGTGTCAACTGTAAAAACTgatcctaaaatagaagttgaTTGTTAACAGCTTAATTACTCCTACCTACTATTAATCAATAATACACTATCGTAATAACATAGCTACCAAATATTGCagactaacaaaaaaaaagtttccatATCCAAAAGATACTAAATACACTCTTACGTTATGCTTTACgcatatgtatataattttttacataaaaGCAAAGGCTCATCTAGTTCTGTTTTCCTTAAGCTTATCAACAATTTTCACCTCTTTATAACCATCGACCGTGTAGATGAAATTCTTCCTTTTTATAGTTTTTCCATTATTATCTTGGATCAGATGCTATACCTGTACATAAGAGTAAGAGAAGAACAAATACTAATTAAGTAGACCCAACCTAAAGAGCTTGTCTTAACATTGgtataaaaaattaaacgaaATTCATATGAAATTGCATGTGGTAAGAATCTATCTCTTATATAAACTAACACAAGATTGAATAATATTACACTACTACTTTGTaggtctttttttgtttgtgcgAATATAAGTTCCCACATCAGGAGTTTAACTAACTGggacataataatatataaaaaattaggaCTAATCCATTTATCACTAATTGATTTTAAGTAAAAATTTCatgataaatcaaaatttaactatcgttttattttttgtatggcTGGATATTTGATCCATAAATCTGGCGAAACCAAAACCTAGAACTTTTTAACAAATGGATTCTCTTGCGCAAACCCCCATAATTCAAATCTACCATAATTTGCTCCAATTTTCTTCCAACCAGGTTGAAGCAACTACGTGTGGATTAATATGGTTAAACTTTATAGTTGTTGTCAGGAATTCATATAATATGGGTGAAAgcgtaaaagaaatagaaacgaACTAAGGCAATTAGCAAATACTTTCCTTTGCATTAAATGTGTGAATGAACAAATACAATCTTCAAATAGTTTAATTATGAGTTGAAAACCTGATATAATTAGgattaagaaatataaaaaccatttttttctatttagttCTAATACAGTAGAATGACTTGTAACCAGACATACTTCTTTTAGTTTTAAATCACCTtgaatatatgttttatcaTAAAGGATTATTCGTAAAAGGAGAGCAACATGGAGAGAAATCAACGTACTTAAGATGCATGTGGCTGAGGCTGTAATAGGACTGTTTTCTAACCACACTTACCTTCTTTCCTTATATATACCAACCCAACATCACTTATTTTCTTCACTAACCTTCTGCCTTAGAAAGagacatagagagagagagaaatggaAGTAATGCGAATTCTTCACATGAACAAAGGAAACGGTGAAACAAGTTACGCCAAAAACTCCATTGTTCAGGTTGaagatttatatcaaaaacatattcatCAGTCTTGcgtacacacacatatatatagtatatactgTAATGTCAAAATccatctatatttatattttattttagataagaaaatataataaaatatgtgtaAAATGTTTATGTAACTCGCAGAGCAACATAATATCTTTAGGCAGAAGAGTAATGGACGAGGCCTTGAAGAAGCTGATGATAAGAAATTCAGAAATTTTGAGCTTTGGAATCGCCGACTTGGGCTGTTCCTCCGGTCCCAACAGTCTCTTGTCCATCTCCAATATCGTAGAAACAATCCAAAACTTGTGTCATGACCTCGACCGTCCTGTTCCTGAGCTCAGTCTCTCTCTCAACGACCTTCCTAGCAATGACTTCAACTACATCTTTGCTTCTTTGCCGGAGTTTTACGACCGGGTTAAGAAAAGAGACAACAACTATGAGAGTTTAGGTTTTGAGCACGGAAGTGGAGGACCGTGTTTTGTATCGGCGGTTCCTGGCTCTTTCTACGGACGTTTGTTTCCTCGCCGGAGCCTTCACTTTGTTCATTCTTCTTCTAGTTTACACTGGTTGTCTCAGGTGTGTTTTCTGTTTCTCTATGCGGCATTTCAATTATGACTGATATTGACGAGtgtttactaaatattttatttaaaaagaaattagtGTCATTTGCCAACTCGCATAATGAAAACTGAATTATTAAATCTGATATACTATTATGACTTGAAAATcatagttaaaataaatatttctaaagttAAATATGCCTTTTACGAAAATAAGTTAATCTATAGTTCGTAAAATtgatatacaatttttttcttacattAGAAAgctattctatttttaaattagataGTCTCGAAAACCAAACTGGAATAGAATTATGATAATCACTATAGGTTTCATGCAAAAGTGTTGTTTTACTATACGGTACCAAGAAAATATTTACGCAAGTAATATACCTTTTTAAGTGAAATTTAGTGCGTGGGAATCTTTCTTATTCGAgataccaaaacaaaacaaaaagattggAAAACCTAGTGGTTCATACATGACATATCACACATCACACTGGAAACTACCAATGTGGTCCATTCATTTCATCAAAATATCACATATTATATGGTAATTTGTACATGCTAACAAATTATCATCTATATACAAGGTTCCATGTGGTGAGGTGAACAAGAAAGATGGGGTGGTCATAACAGCTGATTTAGACAACAGAGGGAAAATATACCTATCCAAGACAAGTCCTAAGAGTGCACATAAGGTTTATGCTCTTCAATTCCAAACCGATTTCTCGGTGTTTCTGAGATCGCGATCCGAGGAGTTGGTTCCTGGAGGCCGAATGGTTTTATCCTTCCTAGGTAGAAGCTCACCTGATCCTACAACCGAAGAGAGTTGCTATCAGTGGGAACTACTAGCTCAAGCTCTTATGTCCTTGGCCAAAGAGGTACAGTGTTGTGAATATGTTTACCTTTAATTAGAACCAACATGTAGCTCTTGGGGCTGTATTATATATATGGCCCATATTACTCTGTAGGGATCTGACCGTGGCACGTTACTTGACCAAATTAAGTTATCCCAGCCGGCCCCATGAATACTATTCCACATTTgttttctcaaataatttagtttagTCAGTTTATGTAAATTGATACATATCATGTACTGATATAGACATAGTATTGGtaccatataagttttgttTGGTAGTGCCGAATAGCTCAAAACCGCTATTCCCCCCCTCCCCAATATGACAAAAATACATACAAATTATTGTAGAAAATCAAGTAGATAACTAAGAACACCAATGACGAAATCCATTTATAATAACTCAACTAATGTAGCCTGGATTTTCTATAAACCCATAGATACTAGCCCAGCCATAAGAATATTGGATCAATTGATAATACAGCCCAATCGAGTTTAATATATACTCAATGTCATAAATAAACGTCCTCCTTTTCTGTTCTTTATATAAAGGGTATCATCGAAGAAGAGAATATCGATGCTTTCAACGCTCCTTACTATGCTGCGAGCCCCGAAGAATTGAAAATGGCGATAGAGAAAGAAGGTTCTTTTTCGATTGATCGACTTGAGATAAGTCCGGTTGATTGGGAAGGTGGGAGTATCAGCGACGACAGCTATGACATAGTACGCTTCAAACCCGAAGCCCTAGCTAGTGGACGAAGAGTGGCAAAGACAATACGAGCCGTGGTAGAGCCGATGCTAGAACCTACATTTGGTCAAAAGGTGATGGACGAACTTTTCGAAAGATACGCAAAGCTAGTGGGAGAGTACGTGTATGTAAGCTCGCCTCGATACACTATTGTTATTGTTTCACTCCTAAGAATGGGTTAGTCATATTATAACATATGCTTTCTTACATGTCTGTGGACCTACAGTGACATGATTTGGTACTTTAACTATGTAACGCCATTTGCTTCcagaataaaataaacaaagtgTGTGTGCTTTTGAGTTGAAATGAAGATGTATTTTTTAGTTACGGATAATATATGCAATGTAAAATCTAATAATTTGTCCCTACAATATTTTATTCATGCATCAAATCAACTCTTAAacaagattttaaatttaataacgtTTCTCTCTATTAAATATTTACGcctaaagaaaataatataaatgcaaataataagaatttaattgttcaatatttataaaattaatttgggCATTGTCAGTAATTCAGTATCTAGAAGCTGAAACTTGAAATGAGAGACATGGGATGCATATAGAAATAGAAGCATCACTCGAGTGATTTATATATGTTCAACTTTAGTCACACGATTATTGGATTTTCTTTCTTAATGATATTAGAAATATGGAGATTAAAGCGGAATGTGACGTGAGTGTTAAAATTGATAATTActtgctgacaaaaaaagtgATAATCACTTTAATAAGTGGAAAACAAGTTAATCATGCACACTCGTGAAAATGGAGTGCAATAGGCCCAACAGCCTCTCTTCACCGTCCACGTGTCTACCACTTTATgcttttattctattttttattcttttgttaCAACTTTCAGCGCCTCACGTCACATTCGATGACCAAGACAATTTTATAACAAGAGCGACAAAGTTCCATAAccattttaaaactaaagcaTTTTTGCATTGCCGTTGAAACGTTTTCCGCATGCTCATCATTTATTCTTAGTTTTTGTAACGATCGTgattactttcaaaaatttcacAGTACCGTTGGCTTAAAACTCTCAACTGGTCGTAATAATGTCCATTAACAAAATAAACAGCAAGTTAGCAACTGGTTATCTagtttttatgggttttaaacGAAGAAAATTACATGAGATTTTACATGTAGAATTAATGTCTTGTTGTGTAGCTTCTCATCAATTGATTTATTTTCTGTATAACAGTATATATGCATGCACGCACACACTTGCGcgagcatatatatatactcaactCAATAGATTTATAGTCAAAAGAAACATCATGAGGAGGGAAAAAAGAGAAACAGCACTCACTCGTTACAAAATATCTTCCTATATTTATAGACTAATTAATAAGCTCGATCCAAGATTCTATACTTCAAGAATCATAATTaaatcttctctcttttttatgTGGaaactttctttctctttcagactgaaaaaagaaactttgaaaacaaaaatagatgGACCATCTTTCCCTCTGTCCCCTCGTAGTTCTCCTGCTGTGCTTAGTGATACTAGCACTCagtaaaatattcaaaaccgTGATCCAAGATCAAAAGAAATCAACGGCTGATATTCCTCCGGGAAGCCATGGTTTTCCGGTGGTCGGAGAAACACTTCAGTTCATGCTTTCCGTAAACAGCGGCAAAGGCTTCTATGAGTTCGTTCGTAGTCGCCGTATCAGGTAAACACAATAAGCCTCTGAACCAGTTAAAAGGTTTCTGGCTGAAGTACTTTTAGGACATTATTTAATACTAATATTACAGGTACGGAAGTTGCTTTAGGACAAGTTTGTTCGGAGAGACGCACGTGTTCCTGTCGACGACTGAGTCAGCTCGGGCTGTTTTAAATAACGAGTCAGGGATGTTCACGAAACGGTATATAAAGTCCATAGCTGCGCTTGTGGGTGACCGGAGCCTTCTTTGTGCTTCTCAACACCATCACAAGATTCTCCGTAGCCGTTTTATCAACTTGTTCTCCAAAAAATCGACGGCTCTGATGGTTAGACACTTCGATGAACTCGTCGTTGACGCGCTTAGTGGATGGGAGCACCGTGGTACAGTGGTCTTGCTCACAGATTTGCTCCAGGTTTGTTTTACACACGTTGCATGTGGTTTAAGAATAAGCCGTTTTTAAAGAAAAGGCTTATTTAGAAAGCCGTTTCCCTTTATGAAAAAAGTTCGGCCCAACTTGGCCCATTTTCATACGTCTCTTATGTGCTAAAAATAAAAGGAAGTTTGGAAaaggaaaatgatatttttacttTAGCCAAATCAAAAACTGAATTActgaatcaatttttttttctttttgaaactaaaaagaattgaatcaattttgtttataaaggTCAGTCTTAATATTTGTAATTTCTAAGTATATGAGTAACGGTGCAGATAACATTCAAAGCAATGTGTAAGATGTTAATAAGTCtagaaaacgaagaagaattgGGTTCATTGCAAAGAGATGTTGGCTTTGTTTGTGAAGCCATGCTCGCTTTTCCTCTCAATTTACCCTGGACTAGATTTCACAAGGGCATCATGGTAATATCAGTACGTTCTATGATGTTTTAACATCAAAGTAATGGAGATTAATTATTACACTTGGATTGGTTTGATTCATAAGAAGAGATGTGTTATAAATGATGCAGGCAAGAGGAAGAGTTATGGAGGTGTTAGAAAAGATAATCAGAGAAAGGAGGAATGAAACAAATAGTCATAATAATAATTATCGTGAAGATTTTCTGCAGCAGCTTCTTGCAGTAGATAGCGACGGCTCTGCTTCGTCTTCTGATCATTCTACTAAGTTGACTGATGCTGAGATTAAGGACAATATTTTGACCATGATCATTGCAGGtcccatttatttattttagtattcatCACTTTTGGACAAGTCTAGAGATAAAAAGTAAATCATTAcatcatatttcattttttacaaaCTTTTGCTACAAAAATGCAGGACAAGACACGACGGCTAGTGCTTTAACGTGGATGGTTAAGTACCTCGGTGAAAATCAGAAGGTTTTGAATATTCTGATTgtaagttttgaaattaatacagttcaaaaagaaattataattaaatagttTCTCATGTATATTAAT
The sequence above is drawn from the Brassica napus cultivar Da-Ae chromosome A8, Da-Ae, whole genome shotgun sequence genome and encodes:
- the LOC106444596 gene encoding jasmonate O-methyltransferase: MEVMRILHMNKGNGETSYAKNSIVQSNIISLGRRVMDEALKKLMIRNSEILSFGIADLGCSSGPNSLLSISNIVETIQNLCHDLDRPVPELSLSLNDLPSNDFNYIFASLPEFYDRVKKRDNNYESLGFEHGSGGPCFVSAVPGSFYGRLFPRRSLHFVHSSSSLHWLSQVPCGEVNKKDGVVITADLDNRGKIYLSKTSPKSAHKVYALQFQTDFSVFLRSRSEELVPGGRMVLSFLGRSSPDPTTEESCYQWELLAQALMSLAKEGIIEEENIDAFNAPYYAASPEELKMAIEKEGSFSIDRLEISPVDWEGGSISDDSYDIVRFKPEALASGRRVAKTIRAVVEPMLEPTFGQKVMDELFERYAKLVGEYVYVSSPRYTIVIVSLLRMG
- the LOC106440764 gene encoding abscisic acid 8'-hydroxylase 1-like isoform X1 — protein: MDHLSLCPLVVLLLCLVILALSKIFKTVIQDQKKSTADIPPGSHGFPVVGETLQFMLSVNSGKGFYEFVRSRRIRYGSCFRTSLFGETHVFLSTTESARAVLNNESGMFTKRYIKSIAALVGDRSLLCASQHHHKILRSRFINLFSKKSTALMVRHFDELVVDALSGWEHRGTVVLLTDLLQITFKAMCKMLISLENEEELGSLQRDVGFVCEAMLAFPLNLPWTRFHKGIMVISARGRVMEVLEKIIRERRNETNSHNNNYREDFLQQLLAVDSDGSASSSDHSTKLTDAEIKDNILTMIIAGQDTTASALTWMVKYLGENQKVLNILIEEQTQLAKQASHKPFLELDDLTEMTYASKMVKESLRMASVVPWFPRLVLQDCEMEGYKINKGWNINIDARSIHLDPNVYSEPHKFNPSRFDEEAKANSFLAFGMGGRTCLGLNMAKAMMVVFLHRFITTYRWEVVDGDPSIEKWTLFARLKSGYPIRVSRRL
- the LOC106440764 gene encoding abscisic acid 8'-hydroxylase 1-like isoform X2, producing MDHLSLCPLVVLLLCLVILALSKIFKTVIQDQKKSTADIPPGSHGFPVVGETLQFMLSVNSGKGFYEFVRSRRIRYGSCFRTSLFGETHVFLSTTESARAVLNNESGMFTKRYIKSIAALVGDRSLLCASQHHHKILRSRFINLFSKKSTALMVRHFDELVVDALSGWEHRGTVVLLTDLLQITFKAMCKMLISLENEEELGSLQRDVGFVCEAMLAFPLNLPWTRFHKGIMARGRVMEVLEKIIRERRNETNSHNNNYREDFLQQLLAVDSDGSASSSDHSTKLTDAEIKDNILTMIIAGQDTTASALTWMVKYLGENQKVLNILIEEQTQLAKQASHKPFLELDDLTEMTYASKMVKESLRMASVVPWFPRLVLQDCEMEGYKINKGWNINIDARSIHLDPNVYSEPHKFNPSRFDEEAKANSFLAFGMGGRTCLGLNMAKAMMVVFLHRFITTYRWEVVDGDPSIEKWTLFARLKSGYPIRVSRRL